The Gloeocapsopsis sp. IPPAS B-1203 region ATAGCTAAATCAAACTCTTTTTTAAGACTAAATGTTTGGTTAAGATCGGCAGAAATAAAGTTTTCTTTCGGAATTTTTATTTTTTTTTGATCTACCCAATGTCCATCTACACCAGTAACATTTTCAACACCTAATTCTTGAAATACCGATAGCCATACACCAATACCACAACCAAGATCTATTACTGATGTGGGCTGAACAAGCTTGATGACTTCTGGAATAATCTCTAACGCGCTTGGTCGCGTACTTTGTAAGTGATTATAACTTCCTTCAATATACTGATATGTTTTTAAAGTCATGTTCTTTCCTAGTAGAGATGAGATTGATTAAGTTGTAAATTCAGTTTTTGTGAATAGTACAAAGTAGTACAGTTTTTAGTAACACGGATGAAGAAGTTGAGTAAGATGTTAAGTGACAAAAACTTGCTTATAACCCTCACTCAAAAACTCAAGTATGTCGATACAGAAAATTTCAGAGATGATTGTATTGAGTTAAATAAAACTAGTTAACTGGGTAAAGTAGTCGAGTATCAGTAGGAGTATGCTCCCAGTTCAAGCATGATTCATATCCTAGTTTGAGCAGTAAGTCGTTGTAGTTTGCTTTGAAGAATTGCACATGTTCTGAATTGAAGTGATTCTTCCAATCACCAGGAACTCCTTTACGATAATGGCTAGTGATATCCTCCTCGCCAAGCCGTCTACCTTGTGACTTGTGTGTGAAACGGTTGATGTAGACAATTTCTAACAATCTGCTCATCAAAATCCGATCGCAAGTCAATTGAAAAGATGTATACTTGTTAAACGTACGCACTACTGCTTTTGATAAAAAATACTTTAAACACTTTTGTGTATTGCTTCTAGAATCGTCAATGATTTCTAAAAACTGGAAGATATTTATAAAACTTTCATAGGGATTTTGGATAATATTTTCCATCCTGAGTTCGAGGACATTAGGCAAATCATAGTTCCAATGATACATCTCCTCTAAAAACTGTCTGCTGAATTCCATCTCTAATAGCAAACCTTCTTCTTTTGAAGCTTTTTCTAACTGTGCTCGATGTAATATGAGTTTCTCCCAGTTCTCTGTTGAATGGCTATAGCGATGAGAAAAGTAGCCAGAGACTATAACATCTCTAGGATCTCTAACTACATGAAATCCTTTGAAATT contains the following coding sequences:
- a CDS encoding sulfotransferase domain-containing protein; this encodes MPKKIKPTLAFFGHHKGATTWIINILKQVCFDLGLKHAVASNSNKFQQDLSRFIDQNKIGFLFYVNADYRYVSSLSNFKGFHVVRDPRDVIVSGYFSHRYSHSTENWEKLILHRAQLEKASKEEGLLLEMEFSRQFLEEMYHWNYDLPNVLELRMENIIQNPYESFINIFQFLEIIDDSRSNTQKCLKYFLSKAVVRTFNKYTSFQLTCDRILMSRLLEIVYINRFTHKSQGRRLGEEDITSHYRKGVPGDWKNHFNSEHVQFFKANYNDLLLKLGYESCLNWEHTPTDTRLLYPVN